A genomic segment from uncultured Alistipes sp. encodes:
- a CDS encoding proton-conducting transporter membrane subunit, which translates to MIAYLIASILIASAAFLVRRERQLFHIGLLFYAVQAGFAGAILVGGLYGQESTGWFRFDAPGTLFYVLLCIVSAFAYFHSEAYLRENDLSQTRTYSALVMLLTAAITGAYFASNLAVTWIFLEATTLCSAGIIYHRRTAQTLEAAWKYVFVCSTGIAMAYLGILLLAAATECESLDYAAVAAAAPHGNALYLKTAFLLILCGYSCKMELFPLHTVGIDANFAAPSPASALISTGLVNAGFLAIYRVYKALADTEVFPWVCSVLLIVGVLSLAIGALFLRRTNNYKRFLSYSTVENMGIAAIGLGVGGLGVWAAVFHVVCHTFVKSSLFLQMAVVRQVYNGYRINRIGDYIHINRVGAIGLLTGMVVLMAFPPSPLFISELLILRETIAGSQWWLVAGMLLLLCIVIYSFCSRMIRLCYQPNQDELHPSKVDRALSWSALSLLVAAMVLGFWQPEFLRELIDQIAMP; encoded by the coding sequence ATGATCGCTTACCTCATCGCAAGCATCCTGATCGCTTCGGCGGCCTTCCTGGTCCGCCGCGAGCGGCAGCTTTTCCATATCGGACTGCTCTTCTACGCCGTGCAGGCGGGTTTCGCCGGAGCGATCCTCGTCGGAGGGCTCTACGGCCAGGAATCGACCGGCTGGTTCCGCTTCGACGCCCCGGGCACGCTCTTCTACGTGCTGCTGTGCATCGTCTCGGCCTTCGCCTACTTCCATTCCGAAGCCTACCTGCGCGAGAACGACCTCTCGCAGACCCGGACCTACTCGGCCCTGGTAATGCTGCTGACGGCGGCCATCACGGGGGCCTACTTCGCCTCGAACCTGGCCGTGACGTGGATCTTCCTCGAAGCCACGACGCTCTGCTCGGCGGGGATCATCTACCACCGGCGCACGGCCCAGACCCTCGAAGCGGCCTGGAAATACGTCTTCGTCTGTTCGACGGGCATCGCCATGGCCTACCTGGGGATCCTGCTGCTGGCCGCCGCCACCGAATGCGAATCGCTCGACTACGCGGCCGTCGCCGCAGCCGCCCCGCACGGAAACGCCCTCTACCTGAAGACGGCCTTTCTGCTGATCCTCTGCGGCTACAGCTGCAAGATGGAGCTCTTCCCGCTCCACACCGTGGGCATCGACGCCAATTTCGCGGCCCCGTCACCGGCCTCGGCGCTGATCTCCACGGGACTGGTCAATGCCGGATTCCTGGCCATCTACCGCGTCTACAAGGCACTCGCCGATACGGAGGTCTTCCCCTGGGTGTGCTCCGTGCTGCTGATCGTCGGCGTGCTGTCGCTCGCCATCGGGGCGCTGTTCCTGCGGCGCACGAACAACTACAAGCGGTTCCTCTCCTACTCGACCGTCGAAAACATGGGCATCGCCGCCATCGGTCTCGGCGTGGGCGGTCTCGGCGTCTGGGCCGCGGTCTTCCACGTCGTCTGCCACACCTTCGTCAAAAGCAGCCTCTTCCTGCAGATGGCCGTCGTGCGCCAGGTCTACAACGGCTACCGCATCAACCGCATCGGCGACTACATCCACATCAACCGCGTCGGAGCCATCGGACTGCTCACCGGAATGGTCGTCCTGATGGCCTTCCCGCCCTCGCCGCTCTTCATCTCGGAGCTGCTGATCCTGCGCGAGACAATCGCCGGAAGCCAATGGTGGCTCGTCGCGGGGATGCTGCTGCTGCTCTGCATCGTCATCTACTCGTTCTGCTCGCGCATGATCCGCCTCTGCTACCAGCCCAACCAGGACGAACTCCACCCCTCGAAGGTCGACCGGGCGCTGTCGTGGTCGGCCCTCTCGCTGCTGGTCGCCGCCATGGTGCTGGGGTTCTGGCAGCCGGAATTCCTGCGTGAACTGATCGACCAAATCGCAATGCCATGA
- a CDS encoding NADH-quinone oxidoreductase subunit C encodes MNCLVTDNTAGAIRLEEIPEIAYADFYELMRGWLADERYHVAHYFAQPSGDRMRFYCLVLDDAEGRVLVTSHATGYYDETALPSLTARYPQLHPFEREIAERYGVRFDGQPWPKPLRFPFDRYDRRSSIDNYPFYTMAGGSLHEVNVGPIHAGIIEPGAFRFICNGEQVLHLEIALGYQHRGVEAAFAATENRLRQMCLAEAVAGDSAVAHATAFAEAVEKLTGRERPAQLDRERAVALELERMAMQIADTGALSMDTGYQLGQVACEALRTMTINTTQAWCGNRFGKGLIRPHGTNHPLTAEKSAMIRRNVAEIARRYDEVRRDIESSPSLLARFEQCGVVPREEMRRIGGVGQAARASGLGRDIRATHPWGSFGKCLHHTPVIEETGDVMARLTVRSREVAQSARYIDRLLEIYEHKYGDLENPCEGPDYTTRLTPSSLAFGLVEGWRGETCHVVVTDAEGRLAACRIKDPSLHNWLALALAVRGEGISDFPICNKSFNLSYCGHDL; translated from the coding sequence ATGAACTGCCTCGTAACCGACAATACCGCGGGAGCCATCCGCCTGGAGGAGATTCCCGAAATCGCCTACGCCGACTTCTACGAACTGATGCGCGGATGGCTCGCCGACGAACGCTACCACGTGGCGCACTACTTCGCCCAGCCGTCCGGCGACCGGATGCGCTTCTACTGCCTGGTGCTGGACGACGCCGAGGGGCGTGTGCTCGTCACCTCGCACGCCACGGGCTACTACGACGAAACGGCCCTTCCGTCGCTCACGGCCCGCTATCCGCAGCTGCACCCCTTCGAGCGGGAGATCGCCGAACGCTACGGCGTGCGGTTCGACGGGCAGCCGTGGCCCAAGCCGCTGCGCTTCCCCTTCGACCGCTACGACCGCCGCAGCTCGATCGACAACTACCCCTTCTACACGATGGCCGGAGGATCGCTCCACGAGGTCAACGTGGGCCCGATCCACGCCGGGATCATCGAACCGGGGGCCTTCCGCTTCATCTGCAACGGCGAACAGGTCCTGCACCTCGAAATCGCCTTGGGATACCAACACCGGGGCGTGGAGGCAGCCTTCGCCGCAACGGAAAACAGACTGCGTCAGATGTGCCTGGCCGAGGCCGTAGCCGGAGACAGCGCCGTGGCCCACGCCACGGCCTTCGCCGAAGCGGTCGAGAAGCTCACGGGCCGCGAACGCCCCGCCCAGCTGGACCGTGAACGGGCCGTAGCCCTCGAACTCGAGCGCATGGCCATGCAGATCGCCGATACGGGCGCCCTGTCGATGGATACGGGTTACCAGTTGGGGCAGGTGGCCTGCGAGGCGCTGCGCACGATGACGATCAACACCACGCAGGCGTGGTGCGGCAACCGCTTCGGCAAGGGGCTGATCCGCCCCCACGGCACCAACCACCCGCTGACGGCCGAAAAATCGGCGATGATCCGCAGGAACGTGGCCGAAATCGCCCGGCGTTACGACGAGGTGCGCCGCGACATCGAGTCGTCGCCCTCGTTGCTGGCGCGTTTCGAGCAGTGCGGCGTGGTGCCGCGCGAGGAGATGCGGCGCATCGGCGGTGTGGGCCAGGCGGCGCGCGCCAGCGGCCTGGGGCGCGACATCCGCGCGACACACCCCTGGGGATCGTTCGGTAAATGCCTGCACCACACGCCCGTCATCGAGGAGACGGGCGACGTGATGGCGCGCCTCACGGTCCGCAGCCGCGAGGTGGCCCAGTCGGCCCGCTACATCGACCGCCTGCTGGAGATTTACGAGCACAAATACGGAGATCTCGAAAACCCGTGCGAAGGTCCCGACTACACAACGCGGCTAACTCCCTCGTCGCTCGCATTCGGACTGGTCGAGGGGTGGCGGGGCGAAACCTGCCACGTCGTCGTGACCGATGCGGAGGGGCGCCTCGCGGCGTGCCGCATCAAGGACCCGAGCCTGCACAACTGGCTGGCCCTGGCGCTGGCCGTGCGCGGCGAGGGGATTTCGGATTTCCCGATCTGCAACAAGAGTTTCAACCTCTCCTACTGCGGCCACGACCTCTGA
- a CDS encoding pectinesterase family protein, translating to MKQPYLLPAALLLFALPTACGSDKGDETPEPADPIHTVVVAADGSGDYTTVQEAFDALPVDNKPHIVRLRPGTYEEKVTLTSRHPYVTLIGDDAATCIITWDDYAGRDNGAGGTLGTAGSQTFLVEANDFTASNVTIANTYVNSQANIAADGKDSQAVAVQVKGDRAAFYGCRITGYQDTFYGRGTGRVYLRGCYVEGNVDFIFGSSTIVADRCTLRMNRNNSVVTAPSTPADHQYGIVCMDCTITFPSSSEKDFDGASFSYFHLGRPWKDAPRAVFIRCEEPAALNPAGWTTMSCEPGLFAEYRCTGEGAAADRLAQRANGGRQLTDAEAAEYTVAKIFAKGSATEYAVDWFPAETFTDPGQN from the coding sequence ATGAAACAACCGTACCTGCTTCCGGCAGCGCTGCTGCTCTTCGCCCTTCCGACCGCCTGCGGATCGGACAAGGGCGATGAAACCCCCGAACCCGCCGACCCGATCCACACGGTCGTCGTGGCCGCCGACGGCTCGGGCGACTACACCACCGTACAGGAGGCCTTCGACGCCCTTCCGGTGGACAACAAACCCCACATCGTGCGCCTGCGCCCGGGCACCTATGAGGAGAAGGTGACCCTGACGTCGCGGCACCCCTACGTGACGCTCATCGGCGACGATGCCGCCACGTGCATCATCACCTGGGACGACTATGCGGGCCGCGACAACGGTGCAGGCGGAACCCTCGGCACCGCGGGAAGCCAGACCTTCCTGGTCGAAGCCAACGACTTCACGGCCAGCAACGTCACCATCGCCAACACCTACGTCAACAGCCAGGCCAACATCGCCGCCGACGGCAAGGATTCGCAGGCCGTCGCTGTCCAGGTCAAGGGGGACCGCGCGGCCTTCTACGGATGCCGCATCACGGGCTATCAGGACACGTTCTACGGCCGCGGCACGGGGCGCGTCTACCTACGCGGCTGCTACGTCGAGGGCAACGTCGACTTCATCTTCGGCTCGTCGACCATCGTGGCCGACCGCTGCACGCTCCGCATGAACCGCAACAACAGCGTCGTGACGGCCCCGTCGACCCCCGCCGACCACCAGTACGGCATCGTCTGCATGGACTGCACGATCACCTTCCCGTCGAGTTCCGAAAAAGATTTCGACGGCGCATCGTTCTCCTACTTCCACCTGGGCCGCCCGTGGAAGGATGCCCCGCGTGCGGTCTTCATCCGTTGCGAGGAGCCTGCGGCGCTGAATCCCGCGGGGTGGACCACGATGTCCTGTGAACCGGGGCTCTTCGCCGAATACCGGTGTACGGGCGAAGGGGCCGCGGCCGACCGGCTCGCACAGCGTGCCAACGGCGGCCGCCAGCTCACCGATGCGGAGGCTGCGGAGTATACCGTAGCGAAGATCTTTGCCAAAGGGAGCGCCACGGAGTACGCCGTCGACTGGTTTCCGGCGGAAACCTTCACCGATCCGGGGCAGAACTGA
- a CDS encoding NADH:ubiquinone oxidoreductase, whose protein sequence is MIFPKIRVLRSHGRQAIPDLDAVELTAEFRGRPELTFTEDTSEAEHAAAICPTGAFTAEPLSLDLGRCLFCGECARVAPRNVRFTNDYRIGSPTREGLVLHAGDTHVPFDPERVRPAIRRCFSRALQLREVSAGGDASVEMELNATGNVNFDLGRFGIGFTASPRHADGVVVSGPISANMAEALEICYDAVAEPKILVMCGSEACSGGLFAESRALDRRFLDTHTPDLWLPGAPTHPMTYIDGLLTLLGRKKRE, encoded by the coding sequence ATGATTTTTCCGAAAATACGGGTCCTGCGCAGCCACGGACGTCAGGCGATTCCGGACCTCGATGCCGTGGAACTGACTGCGGAGTTCCGGGGACGCCCCGAACTGACCTTCACGGAGGATACCTCCGAAGCGGAACATGCCGCGGCCATCTGCCCCACGGGAGCCTTCACGGCAGAACCGCTGTCGCTCGATCTGGGGCGCTGCCTCTTCTGCGGCGAGTGCGCCCGGGTGGCGCCGCGCAACGTGCGTTTCACGAACGACTACCGCATCGGTTCGCCTACGCGCGAGGGCCTTGTCCTGCACGCCGGGGATACGCACGTGCCCTTCGATCCGGAACGGGTGCGCCCCGCCATCCGGCGCTGCTTCTCCCGGGCGCTGCAGCTGCGCGAAGTTTCGGCCGGGGGCGACGCCTCGGTCGAAATGGAACTCAACGCCACGGGAAACGTCAACTTCGACCTCGGACGCTTCGGCATCGGATTCACGGCCTCGCCGCGCCATGCCGACGGCGTGGTCGTCTCGGGCCCGATCTCCGCGAACATGGCCGAGGCGCTGGAAATCTGCTACGACGCGGTCGCCGAACCGAAGATCCTTGTGATGTGCGGTTCGGAGGCTTGCTCGGGAGGGCTCTTCGCCGAGAGCCGGGCCCTCGACCGGCGCTTCCTCGACACCCACACCCCGGACCTCTGGCTCCCCGGCGCCCCGACCCACCCGATGACCTACATCGACGGACTGCTGACCCTGCTGGGCCGCAAAAAACGCGAATAA
- a CDS encoding chromate transporter encodes MNRLRTIFVSFFKIGLFTFGGGYAMIPLIEREVIDNRRWVERKEFLDLLTLAQSVPGPISLNTSVFVGYKVRGLRGAATALLGVVLPSFVILLAIALFFADVRHNPVVDAAFKGMRPAVVALIIGPVISLARGMHWSMFAVIAASALTVWGLGWSPIYILLIAAAGGIVWELSVAPRIAKRNNKPKA; translated from the coding sequence ATGAACCGTCTGCGCACAATATTCGTCTCGTTCTTCAAGATCGGGCTGTTCACCTTCGGCGGGGGTTACGCCATGATCCCCCTGATCGAACGCGAGGTGATCGACAACCGCCGGTGGGTCGAGCGCAAGGAGTTCCTCGACCTGCTGACGCTGGCCCAGTCGGTCCCGGGGCCGATTTCGCTCAACACCTCGGTCTTCGTGGGATACAAGGTCCGCGGGCTGCGCGGGGCCGCCACCGCTTTGTTGGGGGTTGTACTGCCTTCGTTCGTCATCCTGCTGGCCATCGCGCTCTTCTTCGCCGACGTGCGCCACAACCCGGTGGTCGACGCCGCCTTCAAGGGGATGCGCCCGGCAGTCGTGGCGCTGATCATCGGACCGGTCATCTCGCTGGCCCGCGGCATGCACTGGTCGATGTTTGCAGTCATTGCCGCCTCGGCGCTGACCGTCTGGGGTCTGGGCTGGTCGCCGATCTACATCCTGCTGATCGCGGCGGCCGGCGGCATCGTCTGGGAGCTGTCCGTCGCCCCGCGGATTGCCAAACGCAACAACAAACCGAAAGCATGA
- a CDS encoding chromate transporter, producing MLLLWQLFVSYLKIGFFGFGGGYAMLSLIQNEVVVQHQWLTNAQFADIVAISQITPGPIAINSATYVGYSVGMQTGHLWCGVLGSVIATFAVCLPSLTLMILVARFFLKLKDNRWVEGAMLGMRPAVIGMIAAAALLLIFPHSSDPDEQNFIDAWSWVLFGGVFLGSWRKVNPILLIVLSAVAGILIYYVFGY from the coding sequence ATGCTCCTCCTCTGGCAACTCTTCGTCTCGTACCTCAAGATCGGATTCTTCGGATTCGGCGGCGGCTACGCCATGCTGTCGCTGATCCAGAACGAGGTGGTCGTGCAGCACCAGTGGCTCACCAACGCGCAGTTCGCCGACATCGTGGCCATCTCGCAGATCACCCCCGGGCCCATCGCCATCAACTCGGCAACCTACGTCGGTTATTCGGTGGGGATGCAGACCGGGCATCTCTGGTGCGGCGTGCTGGGATCGGTGATCGCCACCTTCGCGGTGTGCCTTCCGTCGCTGACGCTGATGATCCTCGTGGCGCGCTTCTTCCTGAAGCTGAAGGACAACCGGTGGGTCGAGGGGGCCATGCTGGGGATGCGCCCGGCGGTGATCGGCATGATCGCCGCGGCGGCCCTGCTGCTGATCTTCCCCCACAGTTCGGATCCCGACGAGCAGAACTTCATCGACGCCTGGAGCTGGGTGCTCTTCGGCGGGGTTTTCCTGGGGTCGTGGCGCAAGGTGAACCCGATCCTGCTGATCGTCCTCTCGGCCGTGGCGGGGATCCTCATCTATTACGTCTTCGGGTATTAG
- a CDS encoding transposase: MSKKRKIRCPHCGFLETIKWGTRSGCSRYYCKNCGSYFTDRRDWISDKNKFIWFARWVRGKQRICDLASESGYSERTLKRYFYRLLPQCPLWQIQRREKVNLLIDGTYFSNKICLVVYRDHNIKMTLLYRITRSETLRDLKADLTAIRDVGIQIESVTCDGSPNIIKAVREVCPEAILQRCTVHVAREIETWITRKPQTVAAQELLELVHLLNGVQTHDEAQLWIRAFIDWYRRHEPFINEKTVDELSGRWWFTHKMLHRSVSHIKRAIPDLFSYTRYPNVPKSSNSIESFFGHLKDNLRIHRGLSEQHFKDFVKWYLFLNSNDGIIKKRK; encoded by the coding sequence ATGTCAAAAAAACGAAAAATACGCTGTCCTCATTGTGGCTTTTTAGAGACAATAAAATGGGGTACTCGTAGCGGTTGCAGCCGCTATTATTGTAAGAATTGTGGCAGCTATTTTACGGATCGTCGAGACTGGATTTCCGATAAAAACAAGTTTATATGGTTCGCGCGTTGGGTTCGCGGTAAACAGCGTATTTGTGACCTTGCGAGTGAGAGCGGATACAGCGAACGCACCCTAAAAAGATACTTCTATCGGCTCTTGCCCCAGTGCCCTTTATGGCAGATACAGCGACGCGAGAAGGTAAATCTTCTGATCGACGGCACCTACTTCTCAAATAAGATTTGTCTGGTTGTATATCGGGATCACAACATCAAGATGACCCTCCTCTATCGCATAACCAGGAGTGAAACGCTGCGGGATTTGAAAGCAGACCTAACGGCTATACGCGATGTCGGCATTCAAATTGAGAGTGTCACCTGTGATGGATCTCCCAATATCATAAAAGCGGTGCGGGAAGTGTGTCCGGAGGCGATCTTGCAGCGTTGTACGGTACATGTAGCGCGAGAGATAGAGACGTGGATTACACGCAAACCACAGACCGTAGCGGCACAGGAACTCCTCGAACTGGTGCACTTGTTAAATGGAGTACAAACACATGATGAGGCACAGTTATGGATACGGGCTTTTATTGACTGGTATCGGCGACACGAACCATTTATCAATGAAAAAACCGTAGATGAGCTGTCGGGAAGATGGTGGTTTACGCATAAGATGCTGCATCGAAGTGTCTCGCATATCAAGCGTGCCATACCCGATCTGTTTTCATACACGCGATACCCTAATGTACCTAAATCTTCAAATTCTATTGAGTCGTTCTTCGGTCACTTGAAGGATAATTTAAGAATCCATCGTGGACTCTCGGAACAACATTTTAAGGACTTTGTAAAGTGGTATCTTTTCCTGAACAGCAATGATGGAATTATTAAGAAACGCAAATGA
- a CDS encoding DedA family protein, whose translation MEWLLNLGYPGLFIGTFLSGTVLPMSSDVLLVGMLAAGADPVACLLLATVGNWLGAMTSYWLGWFARWEWLERVFKVRPEALTRQKARVDRFGVWLAPFFWVPVIGVVFMIALGFYRVRPRTTALMALAGSFVRFLFWILLQYLFFGQA comes from the coding sequence ATGGAGTGGTTGCTGAATCTGGGCTATCCGGGCCTTTTCATCGGAACGTTCCTTTCCGGAACGGTGTTGCCGATGAGTTCCGATGTGCTGCTGGTGGGAATGCTCGCTGCCGGGGCCGATCCCGTGGCGTGCCTGCTTCTTGCGACGGTGGGAAACTGGCTCGGGGCCATGACCTCCTACTGGCTCGGATGGTTCGCCCGATGGGAGTGGCTGGAACGCGTCTTCAAGGTGCGTCCCGAGGCACTGACCCGTCAGAAAGCACGTGTCGACCGCTTCGGCGTGTGGCTGGCGCCCTTTTTCTGGGTCCCGGTGATCGGCGTGGTCTTCATGATTGCCCTGGGCTTCTACCGCGTGCGGCCGCGCACGACCGCCCTCATGGCACTGGCCGGGTCGTTTGTCCGTTTTCTGTTCTGGATTCTGCTGCAGTACCTCTTTTTCGGCCAGGCATAG
- a CDS encoding class I SAM-dependent methyltransferase, whose protein sequence is MQQQLTPDFPDYELIDTGDFEKLERFGRYVTRRPEPQAIWRRTLPEAEWRRMADASFLRDARSDERGEWRLAPQMPDRWSVTYACRAAKLRMRLALTSFKHVGIFPEQAANWDFIYDNVRRLGGAADGACPAHPASGGFRAVPGSGADDGRRTASGCGIPAAADRPSAAPRVLNLFAYTGGATLAARAAGAEVTHVDSVRQVVTWARENMEQSGLDGVRWIVEDALKFVHREVRRGSCYAGIILDPPAYGRGANGEKWVLEDQIGEMLDCCARLLEPRGAFLVLNLYSMGLSSTLARTAVRQAFGAPGEEQWGELCFADRAGKELPLGTYYRFTR, encoded by the coding sequence ATGCAGCAGCAACTGACTCCCGATTTCCCGGATTACGAACTGATCGACACGGGCGACTTCGAGAAGCTCGAACGCTTCGGACGCTACGTCACACGGCGTCCCGAACCGCAGGCCATTTGGCGGCGGACACTCCCCGAAGCGGAGTGGCGGCGGATGGCCGATGCGTCGTTTCTGCGCGACGCCCGTAGCGACGAACGAGGCGAGTGGCGTCTTGCGCCGCAGATGCCCGACCGCTGGTCGGTGACCTATGCCTGTCGGGCGGCGAAGTTGCGGATGCGCCTGGCCCTCACGTCGTTCAAGCACGTCGGCATCTTTCCCGAACAGGCCGCCAACTGGGACTTTATCTACGACAACGTGCGGCGGCTCGGCGGTGCGGCCGACGGGGCTTGCCCGGCTCACCCGGCTTCCGGCGGCTTCCGCGCCGTGCCGGGATCCGGTGCGGACGACGGTCGCCGGACGGCTTCCGGATGCGGAATCCCTGCTGCGGCCGACCGCCCCTCTGCCGCTCCCCGGGTGCTGAACCTCTTCGCCTATACGGGCGGTGCGACCCTCGCGGCGCGAGCTGCGGGCGCCGAGGTGACGCACGTCGATTCGGTCCGGCAGGTCGTGACGTGGGCCCGCGAGAACATGGAGCAGAGCGGCCTGGACGGCGTGCGCTGGATCGTCGAGGACGCCCTGAAGTTCGTGCACCGCGAGGTGCGCCGTGGCAGCTGCTATGCCGGGATCATCCTCGATCCTCCGGCCTACGGACGCGGAGCCAACGGCGAGAAGTGGGTCCTCGAAGACCAGATCGGCGAGATGCTCGACTGCTGCGCCCGGCTGCTGGAGCCCCGCGGGGCGTTTCTCGTGCTGAATCTCTACTCGATGGGCTTGTCCTCCACGCTGGCCCGCACGGCCGTGCGGCAGGCTTTCGGTGCCCCCGGAGAGGAACAGTGGGGTGAATTGTGCTTTGCGGACCGCGCCGGGAAGGAGCTGCCCCTCGGCACCTATTACCGCTTTACCCGATAA
- a CDS encoding U32 family peptidase, giving the protein MKTVELLAPAKDYASAVVAVDAGADAVYIGGARFGARQAAGNSAEEIARVVAYAHRFGVRVHATLNTLLWDEELADAERQARELIDAGVDALIVQDMALRRMNLPVELHASTQVSNRTPEGARFLAEAGFSRVILERALSLDEIRAICAATTAEVEVFVHGAICVGYSGRCFLSRTMSGRSGNRGACSQPCRLPWDLTDRSGRTLISRKHLLSVRDLNLSQRLGELVDAGVASFKIEGRLKDTGYIRNVVTYYRRALDEVLAARPGLCRASVGESVPDFMPDPAKSFTRGESEYFFDGKHPGVASFDTPKSVGERIGRVVRVAGGSFTLDADADLAPGDGLCLLTPHGATGTNVNAVEGRRITPNRMEGITPGAEVFRNYDRRFNLALERSRMRRVIPVRAVVEASEGVFSIRCTDCEGLSAAASRTLPPDRARNPEANAAALRAQAMKSGDTIFAVREVEVRGAEWFVPASLAAGVRREALGALLQARLARSLPHRILPENRAARYPAERLTAEENVTNRLAEAFYRDHGVREIEPPLERAASAVGHTVMRSAYCIRREIGECLGEGSRLGGDLYLEHGAERFRLVFDCAACEMSLVKEPRREGARPRRSSPAADERK; this is encoded by the coding sequence GTGAAAACCGTCGAACTGTTGGCTCCGGCCAAAGATTATGCCTCGGCCGTCGTGGCCGTGGATGCGGGCGCCGATGCCGTCTATATCGGAGGCGCGCGCTTCGGGGCGCGGCAGGCCGCCGGGAATAGCGCGGAGGAGATCGCCCGCGTCGTGGCATATGCCCACCGCTTCGGCGTGCGGGTCCACGCCACGCTCAATACGCTGCTCTGGGACGAGGAGCTCGCCGATGCCGAACGGCAGGCCCGCGAGCTGATCGATGCCGGAGTCGACGCCCTCATCGTGCAGGACATGGCCCTGCGCAGGATGAACCTTCCCGTGGAACTGCACGCCTCGACGCAGGTCTCCAACCGCACGCCCGAAGGGGCGCGCTTCCTGGCCGAGGCTGGTTTTTCGCGCGTCATTCTCGAAAGGGCGCTCTCGCTTGACGAGATCCGGGCCATCTGCGCCGCCACGACGGCCGAGGTCGAGGTCTTCGTCCACGGGGCGATCTGCGTCGGGTACAGCGGCCGCTGCTTCCTCTCGCGGACAATGTCCGGGCGTAGCGGCAATCGCGGGGCCTGCAGCCAGCCCTGCCGCCTGCCGTGGGATCTGACCGACCGCAGCGGCCGGACGCTGATTTCGCGAAAACACCTCCTGTCGGTCCGCGACCTGAACCTCTCGCAGCGCCTCGGCGAACTGGTCGATGCCGGTGTGGCGTCGTTCAAGATCGAAGGGCGCCTTAAGGATACCGGTTACATCCGCAACGTCGTGACTTACTACCGCCGGGCGCTCGACGAAGTGCTGGCCGCACGTCCGGGCCTGTGCCGTGCATCGGTCGGGGAGAGCGTTCCGGACTTTATGCCCGACCCCGCGAAGAGCTTTACGCGCGGTGAGTCCGAATACTTCTTCGATGGGAAACATCCCGGTGTGGCGTCGTTCGACACCCCGAAGTCGGTCGGCGAGCGGATCGGCCGCGTGGTGCGGGTCGCGGGCGGGAGTTTCACGCTCGATGCCGATGCGGACCTCGCCCCGGGCGACGGGCTCTGCCTGCTCACGCCGCACGGCGCGACGGGCACGAACGTCAATGCCGTTGAGGGGCGCCGTATCACCCCGAACCGCATGGAGGGGATCACTCCCGGAGCGGAGGTGTTCCGGAACTACGACCGGCGGTTCAACCTGGCATTGGAGCGCAGCCGGATGCGGCGCGTGATTCCGGTGCGGGCCGTGGTCGAGGCCTCCGAAGGGGTGTTTTCGATCCGCTGCACCGATTGCGAGGGGCTTTCGGCCGCAGCGTCGCGCACCCTGCCGCCCGACCGGGCCCGAAACCCCGAAGCCAATGCCGCGGCGCTGCGTGCGCAGGCGATGAAGTCGGGCGATACGATCTTTGCGGTGCGCGAAGTCGAGGTGCGGGGCGCCGAATGGTTTGTTCCGGCTTCGCTGGCCGCCGGGGTACGGCGCGAAGCCCTCGGCGCCTTGTTGCAGGCGCGGCTTGCACGTTCCCTGCCGCACCGCATCCTGCCCGAAAACCGCGCGGCCCGCTACCCGGCGGAGCGTCTGACCGCCGAGGAGAATGTCACCAACCGCCTCGCCGAGGCTTTCTACCGCGACCATGGGGTGCGGGAGATCGAACCGCCGCTGGAACGCGCCGCCTCGGCCGTGGGGCACACCGTGATGCGCTCGGCCTACTGCATCCGCCGCGAGATCGGCGAGTGCCTGGGCGAAGGCTCGCGCCTCGGCGGCGACCTCTATCTCGAGCACGGCGCGGAGCGTTTCCGGCTGGTGTTCGACTGTGCGGCGTGCGAGATGTCGCTGGTCAAGGAGCCCCGTCGGGAAGGCGCACGTCCCCGCCGGAGTTCCCCCGCAGCAGATGAACGCAAATAA